From the genome of Geothrix sp. 21YS21S-4, one region includes:
- the rpsU gene encoding 30S ribosomal protein S21 produces MPLVKVKEDETFEFALRRFKRKCEKSGILSELKKRQHYEKPSTKRKRKMLAARKKTLKRLAQERRLIG; encoded by the coding sequence ATGCCTTTGGTCAAGGTCAAAGAAGACGAAACCTTCGAGTTCGCCCTTCGCCGCTTCAAGCGGAAGTGCGAAAAGTCCGGCATCCTCAGCGAGCTGAAGAAGCGCCAGCACTACGAGAAGCCCAGCACCAAGCGCAAGCGGAAGATGCTTGCCGCCCGTAAGAAGACCCTGAAGCGCCTCGCACAGGAGCGTCGTCTGATCGGTTGA
- the scpB gene encoding SMC-Scp complex subunit ScpB — MNDQEIFHHEPLWDEGGNLPGALEALFTAAGEVLDLARLRELTGLGDGALLQGIEKLQERLDGPSGLRLMEVGGGWRMATSPIYREMVARLVTTTRSGRLTPAQIEALAIVAYRQPITITELNAIRGVTSSANQVKSLMERQLITPAGRKPVVGRPMTYATTQAFLLHFGLKSLHDLPQLSDFGEGRLEAEALAALEPALPEDGLFGAGIQDAALPDESPES, encoded by the coding sequence GTGAACGACCAGGAGATCTTCCATCACGAGCCCCTGTGGGATGAAGGCGGCAACCTGCCCGGCGCCCTGGAGGCCCTGTTCACCGCCGCGGGCGAGGTGCTCGACCTGGCGCGGCTGCGGGAACTCACGGGCCTCGGCGACGGCGCGCTGCTCCAGGGAATCGAGAAGCTGCAGGAGCGCCTGGACGGTCCCTCGGGACTGCGGCTGATGGAGGTGGGCGGAGGCTGGCGCATGGCCACCAGTCCCATCTACCGCGAGATGGTGGCGCGGCTCGTCACCACCACCCGCAGCGGACGGCTCACGCCGGCGCAGATCGAGGCCCTGGCCATCGTCGCCTACCGGCAGCCCATCACCATCACGGAGCTGAACGCCATCCGGGGCGTCACCAGCAGCGCCAACCAGGTGAAGAGCCTGATGGAGCGCCAGCTCATCACGCCCGCGGGCCGCAAGCCCGTGGTGGGCCGGCCCATGACCTACGCCACCACCCAGGCCTTCCTCCTCCACTTCGGACTGAAGAGCCTCCACGATCTGCCGCAGCTGTCGGACTTCGGCGAAGGGCGGCTGGAGGCCGAAGCCCTCGCGGCGCTGGAGCCGGCCCTTCCCGAGGACGGCCTCTTCGGCGCGGGAATCCAGGACGCCGCCCTGCCGGATGAAAGCCCCGAATCATGA
- a CDS encoding HutD family protein has protein sequence MRWTRLTPADGHWMPWKNGGGRTLELAVDPLGATLAEGFRWRLSTAEVAVSGPFSAFPGVDRLLLLLEGEGFHLDFGAHGQVALREVLSPVAFSGDWPASAELVDGPCTDFNVMVDRRRCAARVEAFRLDAPRALALGAATVLVFVARGIASAPDLGLHLGRRHTLRIDGGAGTLSLAPGLCGADVVVTRLDSINA, from the coding sequence ATGCGATGGACGCGCCTCACTCCCGCCGACGGCCACTGGATGCCCTGGAAGAACGGGGGCGGCCGGACCCTGGAGCTGGCCGTGGATCCGCTCGGCGCCACCCTCGCCGAAGGCTTCCGGTGGCGGCTCAGCACCGCGGAGGTGGCCGTTTCTGGGCCGTTTTCCGCTTTCCCCGGCGTGGACCGTCTTCTCCTGCTGCTGGAAGGCGAGGGCTTCCATCTGGACTTCGGAGCTCATGGGCAGGTGGCGCTCCGCGAGGTTCTCTCGCCCGTCGCGTTCTCCGGCGATTGGCCCGCATCGGCGGAACTGGTGGACGGGCCCTGCACGGACTTCAACGTGATGGTCGACCGCCGGCGATGCGCGGCGCGGGTCGAGGCTTTCCGCCTGGATGCGCCGCGAGCCCTCGCGCTGGGCGCGGCGACGGTGCTGGTGTTCGTGGCGCGGGGCATCGCGTCGGCACCGGACCTGGGCCTCCACCTGGGGCGCCGCCACACCCTCCGCATCGACGGCGGAGCAGGAACGCTCTCCCTGGCACCGGGCCTGTGTGGCGCCGATGTGGTGGTGACAAGGCTAGATTCCATCAATGCGTAG
- the asd gene encoding archaetidylserine decarboxylase (Phosphatidylserine decarboxylase is synthesized as a single chain precursor. Generation of the pyruvoyl active site from a Ser is coupled to cleavage of a Gly-Ser bond between the larger (beta) and smaller (alpha chains). It is an integral membrane protein.) yields the protein MSWPPPARVALVLALLWAIYVLVWTPGPLGLRLLGFYPKRLGSRVVGWVAARPLPASWRDPLLGGFARHYGIALSDAEFPLADYPSLQALFTRRLRPGIRPQDAPTDGYLNSPVDGRIIASGRIDAGTAIQAKGLPYRVAELLKHERNAGRFEGGHFLTLYLSPKDYHRIHVPLEGRVTAVSRVEGELWPVNDASTGSVPRLYERNRRAVWMAEGTGACEGLEVAAVLVGATHVGGVVIDPRWLGGRTLPRDGGFPVDALPCVPGDDLGTFEFGSTVVLLVGGPRAQAWTPLRTEGAVQVGQRLGACR from the coding sequence TTGTCCTGGCCTCCGCCCGCGCGCGTCGCGCTCGTTCTCGCCCTGCTCTGGGCGATCTACGTGCTGGTCTGGACGCCGGGCCCCCTGGGTCTCCGCCTGCTCGGGTTCTATCCCAAGCGCCTGGGCTCCCGGGTGGTGGGATGGGTCGCGGCGCGCCCCCTGCCCGCGTCCTGGCGCGACCCCCTTCTCGGCGGCTTCGCCCGCCACTACGGAATCGCCCTGTCCGACGCGGAATTCCCGCTCGCTGACTATCCCAGCCTCCAGGCCCTGTTCACGCGGCGGCTGAGGCCCGGCATCCGCCCCCAGGACGCGCCCACCGACGGGTACCTGAACAGCCCCGTGGACGGGCGGATCATCGCCAGCGGACGGATCGACGCGGGCACCGCAATCCAGGCCAAGGGCCTGCCGTACCGCGTGGCGGAGCTGCTGAAGCACGAGCGCAACGCCGGACGGTTTGAGGGCGGGCATTTCCTCACCCTCTACCTCTCGCCCAAGGACTACCACCGGATCCACGTCCCCCTCGAAGGCCGCGTCACCGCCGTCAGCCGGGTGGAAGGCGAGCTGTGGCCGGTGAACGACGCCAGCACCGGCAGCGTCCCCCGCCTCTACGAGCGCAACCGCCGCGCCGTCTGGATGGCGGAAGGCACCGGCGCCTGCGAGGGGCTGGAGGTGGCGGCGGTTCTCGTGGGCGCCACCCACGTGGGCGGCGTGGTCATCGATCCGCGGTGGCTGGGTGGGCGAACCCTTCCCCGCGACGGCGGCTTTCCCGTCGACGCCCTGCCCTGCGTTCCCGGCGACGACCTCGGCACCTTCGAGTTCGGATCCACGGTGGTCCTGCTCGTGGGCGGACCGCGGGCGCAGGCGTGGACGCCCCTCCGGACGGAAGGCGCGGTCCAGGTCGGGCAGCGGCTGGGAGCCTGCCGGTGA
- a CDS encoding Smr/MutS family protein, with translation MNRELDALEFPDAARLVQSGARTAPAKAALGAMHPWDGLAGLRRLHQMELQNLWTQSPDLLPILAMDESLDELLNPAGWLLPEHWRQLRDGLKAMSRLLQSLASLPWPETRPAPHGVHLGIDRLQVTAALLPDPAPLADRLAKSFNADGQLDPLRIPALASLHRARQDAFQAVQAKLQKLLRSSPDAFNEATVVERNGRFCLPVRQERRSLMPGLVLDRSGSGATVFIEPMEAVPLNNAFVEADRDYAQAVQAFLRELLADLRVRREDFARWRALQAQADQGIALLRWAALCDGRLPDLEPDPKRGRLCLLEARHPLLLPAVRESMGLEPLPHPVVPLNLVLEAEKPGLVISGSNTGGKTVVLKTVGLLSALAACGCAVPAREGSSFPALPSLHADIGDHQTITGSLSTFSSHILHLKAILKHVRDGGLVLLDELGTGTDPKEGAALGVALLQTLSRRRCWILCSTHLGEISQWALRHARFQNASVQFDEDRLAPTYRLLVGQPGQSRALTIAAKLGLPEPVLEHAHRVLGKREQDWRDFLRELEAERTRLLEETETLRQREAAAEKDREILRQREEKLRLERESFQKESKEKVARVLDFLDYEGKRLVKELKERQKAAEINADRLGTEAHERVKQLTRLAETELAPRGAKSQPAPPREVREGGYARHRGLGVEGKVASLKGDRVVLETPQGRRLECRLGELEPIGAREAAPRPSGRVRVRAEVQDVESEINLIGRASDDVDSEIYRFVEEALAAGRRFIRIVHGHGTGKLKAAVREALRGHPGIARVEDAPQNQGGAGATVITLK, from the coding sequence ATGAACCGCGAACTCGATGCCCTGGAATTCCCCGACGCCGCGCGGCTGGTGCAGTCGGGGGCGCGGACGGCGCCGGCGAAGGCGGCCCTCGGGGCGATGCATCCCTGGGACGGGCTGGCGGGGTTGCGCCGGCTGCACCAGATGGAGCTCCAGAACCTGTGGACGCAGTCGCCGGACCTCCTGCCCATCCTCGCCATGGACGAGTCCCTCGACGAGCTGCTCAATCCGGCGGGATGGCTGCTGCCCGAGCACTGGCGGCAGCTGCGGGACGGGCTGAAGGCCATGTCCCGCCTGCTCCAGAGCCTCGCGTCCCTTCCCTGGCCGGAGACCCGGCCCGCGCCCCACGGGGTCCACCTGGGCATCGACCGCCTGCAGGTGACGGCGGCCCTGCTTCCCGATCCCGCGCCGCTGGCGGACCGCCTCGCCAAGAGCTTCAACGCCGACGGCCAGCTGGATCCCCTCCGCATCCCGGCGCTCGCCAGCCTCCACCGCGCGCGGCAGGACGCGTTCCAGGCCGTGCAGGCCAAGCTCCAGAAGCTGCTCCGCAGCTCGCCCGACGCCTTCAACGAGGCCACCGTCGTCGAGCGCAACGGCCGGTTCTGCCTCCCCGTGCGCCAGGAGCGGCGGAGCCTGATGCCCGGTCTCGTCCTGGACCGCAGCGGCAGCGGCGCCACCGTGTTCATCGAGCCCATGGAGGCCGTCCCCCTCAACAACGCCTTCGTGGAAGCGGACCGCGACTACGCCCAGGCGGTGCAGGCCTTTCTGCGCGAACTCCTGGCGGACCTGCGCGTCCGGCGGGAGGACTTCGCCCGCTGGCGGGCGCTCCAGGCCCAGGCGGACCAAGGGATCGCGCTCCTCCGCTGGGCGGCGCTGTGCGACGGCCGCCTGCCGGACCTTGAGCCGGATCCCAAGCGCGGGCGCCTGTGCCTTCTGGAGGCCCGCCATCCGCTGCTCCTGCCCGCGGTGCGCGAGAGCATGGGCCTGGAGCCGCTGCCCCACCCCGTCGTGCCCCTGAACCTCGTGCTGGAGGCGGAAAAGCCGGGGCTGGTCATCTCCGGATCGAACACCGGCGGCAAGACCGTGGTCCTCAAGACCGTGGGGCTCCTGTCCGCCCTGGCCGCCTGCGGGTGCGCGGTGCCGGCGCGGGAGGGCTCCAGCTTCCCGGCCCTGCCCAGCCTCCACGCCGACATCGGCGACCACCAGACCATCACCGGCAGCCTGTCGACCTTCAGCAGCCACATCCTGCATCTGAAGGCGATCCTGAAGCACGTCCGCGACGGCGGGCTGGTGCTTCTGGACGAGCTGGGCACGGGGACCGATCCCAAGGAAGGCGCCGCTCTCGGCGTCGCCCTTCTCCAGACGCTGTCGCGCCGCCGCTGCTGGATCCTCTGCTCCACCCACCTCGGCGAAATCAGCCAGTGGGCCCTGCGCCACGCGCGGTTCCAGAACGCCTCCGTCCAGTTCGACGAGGATCGCCTGGCGCCCACCTACCGCCTGCTGGTGGGCCAGCCCGGCCAGAGCCGCGCCCTCACCATCGCCGCCAAGCTGGGCCTGCCGGAACCCGTGCTGGAGCACGCCCACCGGGTGCTGGGCAAGCGCGAGCAGGACTGGCGGGACTTCCTGCGCGAGCTGGAGGCCGAGCGCACCCGCCTGCTGGAGGAGACCGAAACCCTGCGCCAGCGCGAGGCGGCGGCCGAGAAGGACCGCGAGATCCTCCGCCAGCGGGAGGAGAAGCTCCGGCTGGAGCGGGAGAGCTTCCAGAAGGAATCCAAGGAGAAAGTGGCGCGGGTGCTGGATTTCCTCGACTACGAGGGCAAGCGGCTCGTGAAGGAGTTGAAGGAGCGCCAGAAAGCCGCCGAGATCAACGCCGACCGGCTGGGCACGGAGGCCCACGAGCGGGTGAAGCAGCTCACCCGCCTCGCCGAGACCGAGCTGGCGCCCCGGGGCGCCAAATCCCAGCCGGCGCCCCCCCGCGAGGTTCGCGAGGGAGGCTACGCCCGCCACCGGGGCCTCGGCGTCGAAGGCAAGGTCGCGTCTCTGAAGGGGGACCGCGTCGTGCTCGAAACGCCCCAGGGGCGGCGGCTCGAGTGCCGCCTCGGCGAACTGGAGCCCATCGGCGCCCGGGAAGCCGCCCCCCGGCCCTCGGGCCGGGTGAGGGTGCGCGCGGAGGTCCAGGACGTGGAATCCGAGATCAACCTCATCGGCCGGGCCAGCGACGACGTGGACAGCGAGATTTATCGCTTTGTCGAAGAGGCCCTGGCGGCCGGGCGGCGATTTATCCGCATCGTCCATGGGCATGGGACCGGAAAATTGAAAGCCGCGGTCCGTGAGGCGCTGCGCGGGCACCCGGGCATCGCGCGGGTGGAGGACGCCCCCCAGAATCAGGGGGGGGCGGGAGCCACCGTCATCACGCTGAAATAG
- a CDS encoding acyl-CoA dehydrogenase — MKYLDDSRDIKFNLFEWLDLDAVLGSKAYPDVDRDQLDMVLDEALKVSRGSVAACNEAGDRIGARFDGGRVTLPEGFAEAYRDLAEGGWISPTVSPEFGGMGLPESVGTGISEYILGANTALGLQVLLSRGAAHLIESFGTDDLKATYCERMLSGEWTGTMCLTEAGAGSDLGEIKTRAERQPDGSYLITGEKIFITSGDHDLTPNIIHAVLARVPGAPTGPKGLSLFVVPKVRVNPDGSLGEANDVACAGIEHKLGIHGSPTCSIVFGANGGSRGFLLGEEGQGLNLMFQMMNAARYEVGVQGLGIASAAHKAALAYARERLQGKLFSEKAGAPAPIVQHPDVRRSLLTQAAYVQAMRAIVSFTGWCMDMAHAAEGEAGMRHQGFVEVLTPVCKAWCSDWGFRVTEWALQTLGGYGYTMDYPAEQYLRDSKIASIYEGTNGIQALDLVGRKFRMQDGRPLKQLLAMAGETAQSLAADPVLGGSARQLGAATKVLAEALTEIPARENGVLLTVLNAVPILDMLGHVLGGAFLLQQARTAEARLADLLKARNVDPEDAAARRATLEASPDAAFYHNKIQAAVLFAHRGLPQVAAQVVALKAGEVAAMEAVL; from the coding sequence ATGAAGTACCTGGACGATTCCCGCGACATCAAGTTCAACCTGTTCGAGTGGCTGGATCTCGACGCGGTGCTCGGCTCGAAGGCCTACCCCGACGTGGACCGCGACCAGCTGGACATGGTTCTGGACGAGGCGCTGAAAGTGAGCCGGGGCAGCGTCGCCGCCTGCAATGAGGCCGGCGACCGGATCGGCGCCCGCTTCGACGGCGGCCGGGTGACCCTCCCCGAGGGGTTTGCCGAGGCCTACCGGGACCTGGCGGAGGGAGGCTGGATCAGCCCCACGGTCAGTCCCGAGTTCGGCGGGATGGGCCTGCCGGAATCCGTGGGCACCGGGATCAGCGAGTACATCCTCGGCGCCAACACGGCCCTGGGCCTCCAGGTTCTCCTCAGCCGCGGCGCCGCCCATCTCATCGAGTCCTTCGGCACCGACGACCTCAAGGCCACCTACTGCGAGCGGATGCTCAGCGGCGAATGGACGGGGACGATGTGCCTCACCGAAGCCGGCGCCGGCAGCGACCTCGGCGAGATCAAGACGAGGGCCGAGCGGCAGCCCGACGGCAGTTACCTGATCACCGGGGAGAAGATCTTCATCACCAGCGGCGACCACGACCTCACGCCCAACATCATCCACGCCGTCCTGGCGCGGGTGCCGGGCGCGCCGACCGGGCCCAAGGGCCTCAGCCTGTTCGTGGTGCCCAAGGTGCGGGTGAACCCCGACGGCTCCCTGGGCGAAGCCAACGACGTGGCCTGCGCCGGGATCGAGCACAAGCTGGGCATCCACGGCTCGCCCACCTGCAGTATCGTGTTCGGCGCCAACGGCGGCAGCCGGGGCTTCCTGCTGGGTGAGGAGGGCCAGGGCCTCAACCTGATGTTCCAGATGATGAATGCCGCCCGCTACGAGGTGGGCGTCCAGGGCCTGGGGATCGCCTCCGCCGCGCACAAAGCGGCCCTGGCCTACGCCCGCGAGCGGCTCCAGGGCAAGCTGTTCTCCGAGAAGGCCGGCGCGCCCGCGCCCATCGTCCAGCATCCGGACGTCCGCCGCTCGCTGCTGACGCAGGCGGCCTACGTCCAGGCCATGCGCGCCATCGTCTCCTTCACCGGCTGGTGCATGGACATGGCCCACGCCGCGGAGGGTGAAGCAGGGATGCGCCACCAGGGCTTCGTGGAGGTCCTCACACCTGTGTGTAAGGCCTGGTGCTCGGATTGGGGCTTCCGCGTCACGGAGTGGGCCCTCCAGACCCTGGGCGGCTACGGCTACACCATGGACTACCCGGCAGAGCAGTACCTGCGCGATTCCAAGATCGCCTCCATCTACGAAGGCACCAACGGCATCCAGGCCCTTGACCTGGTGGGCCGCAAGTTCCGGATGCAGGACGGCCGTCCCCTCAAGCAGCTTCTGGCGATGGCGGGGGAAACGGCCCAGTCTCTGGCCGCGGATCCCGTCCTCGGCGGATCCGCCCGCCAGCTGGGCGCCGCGACGAAGGTCCTGGCGGAGGCGCTCACGGAGATCCCCGCCCGCGAAAACGGCGTCCTGCTCACCGTCCTCAACGCCGTGCCCATCCTCGACATGCTGGGCCACGTGCTGGGCGGCGCCTTCCTCCTCCAGCAGGCCCGCACCGCCGAAGCGCGCCTCGCCGACCTCCTGAAGGCGCGGAACGTCGATCCGGAGGACGCCGCCGCCCGCCGCGCCACCCTCGAAGCCAGCCCCGACGCCGCCTTCTACCACAACAAGATCCAAGCCGCCGTCCTCTTCGCCCACCGCGGCCTCCCGCAGGTCGCCGCCCAGGTGGTGGCGCTCAAAGCGGGCGAGGTCGCGGCGATGGAGGCGGTGCTGTAG
- a CDS encoding serine/threonine-protein kinase → MSRPLLLLVDGEPLRTPGLASALESDGWTPRWIHASEAGEFLRMGMEPALLVMGPAAPRSLAHRLRERRPRLPVVTLSHGGDDSLPDDLEIQGALDGLASEAGILELLRRHRPEPAGPAAPDLFGDLLTELESEPGGAFSPGPFALFEGPGRAPGLPAPPAFQAPLSAADIFGSVLEELDEVEAPPAGKPARVLPPSASEAGITSDFTLSGLAGVHDPFDRSGLSVPVQAPASAPRPAVEAPEALEEYGNYFLLEKIAVGGMAELFKAQQRGVQGFQKIVAIKRILPHFSDNEDFVTMFIDEAKLAAQLTHPNIVQIFDLGKAGSSYYIAMEYVNGRDLRTLLRRAREHEVHIPEQVAAFIVMKVAAALDYAHRKRGFDDRELKLVHRDVSPQNILLSSEGAVKLVDFGIAKAATKASHTVSGALKGKLLYMSPEQATGQSLDNRSDVYSLGLVLFELLTRERCFQADTELGVLEKVRLGRISDLNTLNPEVSQEMAAIVNRALQKGVDHRYPSARFMERDLRDYLQRQGSPLVEHDVAEYANTLLNGTREDLERLTAARFQVSGSTTGADRTLGARSMGSAPRPAAPAPAPDLPLPKAAVARPRWMLPLIVALAALLVGLLLLARMS, encoded by the coding sequence ATGTCGCGCCCCCTGCTTCTCCTTGTGGACGGAGAACCCCTGCGGACTCCGGGCCTGGCGTCCGCCCTGGAGAGCGACGGGTGGACCCCGCGGTGGATCCACGCCTCGGAAGCCGGGGAATTCCTGCGGATGGGCATGGAACCGGCCCTCCTCGTGATGGGTCCCGCCGCGCCGCGCAGTCTGGCCCACCGCCTCCGCGAGCGCCGCCCCCGCCTCCCCGTGGTGACCCTCTCCCACGGTGGGGATGACTCCCTTCCGGACGATCTCGAGATCCAGGGCGCGCTGGACGGCCTCGCGTCGGAGGCGGGCATCCTGGAACTCCTGCGCCGCCATCGCCCGGAACCGGCGGGCCCCGCCGCTCCCGACCTGTTCGGGGACCTTCTGACCGAACTCGAGAGCGAGCCCGGAGGGGCCTTCTCCCCCGGCCCCTTCGCCCTGTTCGAAGGCCCGGGCCGTGCGCCCGGCCTGCCCGCGCCGCCCGCGTTCCAGGCGCCCCTCAGCGCCGCGGACATCTTCGGGTCGGTCCTCGAGGAACTGGATGAGGTGGAAGCCCCTCCCGCCGGAAAGCCGGCCCGGGTTCTGCCTCCGTCCGCTTCCGAGGCGGGGATCACGTCGGACTTCACCCTCAGCGGATTGGCGGGCGTCCACGATCCCTTCGATCGGTCCGGTCTCTCCGTTCCGGTCCAGGCGCCCGCTTCGGCACCCCGTCCCGCCGTTGAGGCACCGGAGGCTCTGGAGGAATACGGGAACTACTTCCTGCTGGAGAAGATCGCCGTCGGGGGGATGGCGGAACTGTTCAAGGCCCAGCAGCGGGGGGTTCAGGGGTTCCAGAAGATCGTGGCGATCAAGCGGATCCTGCCCCACTTCAGCGACAACGAGGACTTCGTCACGATGTTCATCGACGAGGCCAAGCTGGCGGCCCAGCTGACCCATCCGAACATCGTCCAGATCTTCGACCTGGGGAAGGCGGGGAGTTCCTACTACATCGCCATGGAGTACGTGAACGGTCGGGATCTCCGCACGCTTTTGAGGCGGGCACGGGAACACGAGGTCCACATCCCCGAGCAGGTGGCCGCCTTCATCGTGATGAAGGTGGCGGCGGCCCTGGACTACGCGCACCGCAAGCGCGGCTTCGACGACCGGGAGCTGAAGCTGGTCCACCGGGACGTCAGCCCCCAGAACATCCTGCTTTCCAGCGAAGGCGCGGTGAAGCTGGTGGATTTCGGAATCGCCAAGGCCGCCACCAAGGCCAGCCACACGGTATCGGGCGCCCTCAAGGGGAAGCTGCTCTACATGAGCCCCGAGCAGGCCACGGGCCAGTCCCTGGACAACCGCTCGGACGTGTATTCCCTGGGGCTCGTCCTGTTCGAACTGCTCACCCGGGAGCGGTGCTTCCAGGCGGATACCGAATTGGGGGTCCTGGAGAAGGTGCGCCTGGGCCGCATCAGCGACCTCAACACGCTGAATCCTGAGGTCTCCCAGGAAATGGCGGCCATCGTCAACCGCGCCCTGCAGAAGGGCGTCGACCACCGCTACCCCTCGGCCCGGTTCATGGAGCGGGACCTGCGGGACTACCTTCAGCGCCAGGGCTCGCCCCTCGTCGAGCACGACGTGGCCGAGTACGCCAACACCCTCCTCAATGGAACGCGAGAGGACCTGGAGCGCCTGACGGCGGCCCGGTTCCAGGTCAGCGGAAGCACGACCGGAGCCGACCGGACGCTGGGCGCCCGGTCGATGGGATCCGCGCCCCGGCCCGCCGCTCCGGCGCCCGCTCCGGACCTCCCGCTTCCGAAAGCCGCCGTCGCCCGCCCGCGTTGGATGCTGCCCCTCATCGTGGCGCTCGCCGCGCTCCTGGTGGGGCTCCTCCTCCTGGCGCGCATGTCCTGA
- a CDS encoding ABC transporter substrate-binding protein, whose translation MKIRILSSLVALGIALQAQTPVKIGVINCVTGTQAPIGEYIGNGYKLALEDLQKKGIKVEIVSEDDTGKPQVSMSAFEKLATRDRVAAVVGPYSSACANAVSKLAEKYKVPLLVPVASKEDITRQNQKFVFRLSATTEDYASILISMAQKLGKPKTMAILNENTDFGTSGAKSAKAYAAQAGLQVVIEEAYAAGSPDYRSTLAKVKAAKPDLVFMVSYVADGILLMRQAREVGLQPQAFLGAGAGFASSEFAREQAISHGVFSSTQWTADVNWSGAKEFGKRYKAKFGKDEVPYHAANAYASMMVMAEAAAKAGGDREKLRAALRDGQWDGIMGPVKFIDYNGYTNQNQHQMLVEQIQNGRHETVWPPNYATKKPLYPFQWK comes from the coding sequence ATGAAGATCAGGATCCTGTCGTCGCTGGTGGCGCTCGGAATCGCCCTGCAGGCGCAGACGCCGGTGAAGATCGGCGTCATCAACTGCGTGACGGGCACCCAGGCGCCCATCGGGGAGTACATCGGAAACGGCTACAAGCTCGCCCTGGAGGACCTCCAGAAGAAGGGCATCAAGGTCGAGATCGTGTCGGAGGACGACACGGGCAAACCCCAGGTATCGATGTCGGCCTTCGAGAAGCTGGCCACCCGGGACCGCGTCGCGGCGGTGGTGGGCCCGTACAGCTCCGCCTGCGCCAACGCCGTGTCCAAGCTGGCGGAGAAGTACAAGGTGCCGCTCCTGGTGCCCGTGGCCTCCAAGGAGGACATCACCCGCCAGAACCAGAAGTTCGTGTTCCGCCTGAGCGCCACCACCGAGGACTACGCGTCCATCCTGATCTCCATGGCGCAGAAGCTGGGCAAGCCCAAGACCATGGCCATCCTGAACGAGAACACGGATTTCGGGACCTCCGGCGCCAAGTCCGCCAAGGCCTACGCGGCCCAGGCCGGCCTCCAGGTGGTGATCGAGGAGGCCTACGCCGCCGGTTCGCCCGACTACCGCTCGACCCTGGCGAAGGTCAAGGCCGCCAAGCCCGACCTGGTGTTCATGGTGTCCTACGTCGCCGACGGCATCCTGCTGATGCGGCAGGCGCGGGAAGTGGGCCTTCAGCCGCAGGCCTTCCTCGGCGCCGGCGCCGGCTTCGCGTCCTCCGAGTTCGCCCGGGAGCAGGCCATTTCCCACGGCGTGTTCTCCAGCACCCAGTGGACGGCGGACGTGAATTGGAGCGGGGCCAAGGAGTTCGGGAAGCGCTATAAGGCGAAGTTCGGCAAGGATGAAGTGCCCTACCACGCGGCCAACGCCTACGCCTCCATGATGGTGATGGCAGAAGCCGCCGCGAAGGCGGGCGGCGACCGGGAGAAGCTGCGGGCCGCCCTTCGCGACGGGCAGTGGGACGGGATCATGGGCCCCGTGAAGTTCATCGACTACAACGGCTACACCAACCAGAACCAGCACCAGATGCTGGTGGAGCAGATCCAGAACGGCCGGCACGAGACCGTCTGGCCGCCGAACTACGCGACGAAGAAGCCGCTGTATCCCTTCCAATGGAAGTAG
- a CDS encoding sulfite exporter TauE/SafE family protein, translating into MHPGHALTVMAAAFTAGAINSIAGGGTLVSFPSLLGIGLTGQQANVTSTIALWPGSIGGFWGHRENLAGTREFALRLMPVSLLGGALGAWLMLVTPQKVFDHLVPWLILAATVLLAANDPVNKLLKKVGGHDRTSGWWMGAMVFQFIVGIYGGYFGAGIGILMLAALSLLGLTDIHQMNGLKNLLALCINGVAIFAFLLTEFLRHPGNVQWVLVGLMAVAAGLGGLFGSHMAHRVGRTTVRAGVVTIGFVLTAWYFYKTYGI; encoded by the coding sequence ATGCACCCCGGACACGCCCTTACCGTCATGGCCGCGGCCTTCACCGCCGGCGCGATCAACTCCATCGCGGGGGGAGGGACGCTCGTCTCCTTTCCCTCGCTCCTGGGCATCGGCCTCACGGGCCAGCAGGCCAATGTCACCAGCACGATCGCCCTGTGGCCGGGCTCCATCGGCGGCTTCTGGGGCCACCGGGAGAACCTGGCGGGCACCCGGGAATTCGCCCTGCGCCTGATGCCCGTCTCCCTTCTGGGCGGGGCGCTGGGCGCCTGGCTGATGCTGGTGACGCCCCAGAAGGTGTTCGATCACCTCGTCCCCTGGCTCATCCTGGCGGCGACCGTGCTGCTGGCCGCCAACGATCCCGTCAACAAGCTGCTGAAGAAGGTGGGCGGCCACGACCGGACCTCCGGCTGGTGGATGGGCGCCATGGTCTTCCAGTTCATCGTGGGGATCTACGGCGGCTACTTCGGCGCGGGCATCGGGATCCTGATGCTGGCGGCCCTCAGCCTCCTGGGGCTCACGGACATCCATCAGATGAATGGCCTCAAGAACCTCCTCGCCCTGTGCATCAACGGGGTGGCGATCTTCGCGTTCCTGCTCACCGAATTCCTGCGCCATCCGGGCAATGTCCAGTGGGTCCTTGTCGGCCTCATGGCGGTGGCTGCGGGCCTGGGCGGGCTGTTCGGATCCCACATGGCCCACCGCGTGGGCCGCACCACGGTCCGGGCGGGCGTTGTCACCATCGGATTCGTCCTGACCGCCTGGTACTTCTACAAGACCTACGGGATCTGA